A section of the Enterococcus montenegrensis genome encodes:
- a CDS encoding PTS fructose transporter subunit IIABC: MNINELLIKDAMIMDLKATDKKGAIDEMVQKMYDVGRISDIAVYKEGILAREAQTSTGLGDGIAMPHAKNKAVKEATVLFAKSNAGVDYEALDGQPTYLFFMIAAPEGANDTHLQALAALSRLLIDADFVAQLKSAKTPDEVQQLFTDAQAKKDEEAKAEKKAAEEEELKSFNRKYIVAVTACPTGIAHTYMAEDALKKQAKEMGVDIKVETNGSEGIKNRLTAEDIARADGVIVAADKKVEMDRFDGKHLVNRPVSDGIRKPENLINEALSGSAPVFKGDGSASSSSDESADGTVGQRIYKDLMNGVSHMLPFVIGGGIAIALSFMIDQFMGVPKDSLAQLGNYNIQASWFNQIGSAAFGFMLPVLAGFIASSIADRPGLIVGFAAGALANTGGAGFLGALIGGFLGGYVILFLRKLFKGLPKSLDGIKTILFYPVFGLLITGFLMLIINVPMKVINDALNSFLTGLSGSNAALLGALLAGMMAADLGGPINKAAYVFGTATLATTVASGGSVVMASVMAGGMVPPLAIFVATRLFKNKFTKDQQDAGLTNIVMGLSFVTEGSIPFAAADPLRAIPSFIIGSAITGALVGAKDILLLAPHGGIFVVFLVSNPILYLVFIAIGAVISGIIFGLLKKDVN; this comes from the coding sequence ATGAATATCAATGAATTATTGATTAAAGATGCCATGATTATGGATCTGAAGGCCACTGACAAAAAAGGTGCAATCGATGAAATGGTTCAAAAAATGTATGATGTCGGCCGAATTTCAGACATCGCAGTTTACAAAGAAGGTATTTTAGCCCGAGAAGCACAAACTTCAACTGGTTTAGGTGATGGAATTGCGATGCCCCATGCAAAAAATAAAGCCGTTAAAGAAGCGACAGTATTATTTGCTAAAAGTAATGCCGGTGTTGACTATGAAGCACTAGATGGTCAACCTACTTATCTATTTTTCATGATTGCCGCTCCAGAAGGTGCAAACGATACCCATTTACAAGCGTTAGCTGCCCTTTCTCGTTTGCTCATTGATGCTGATTTTGTTGCACAATTAAAATCAGCCAAAACACCAGATGAAGTGCAACAACTATTTACCGACGCACAAGCAAAAAAAGACGAAGAAGCAAAAGCTGAAAAGAAAGCTGCCGAAGAAGAAGAATTAAAGAGTTTTAATCGCAAATACATTGTTGCTGTTACCGCTTGTCCAACTGGTATCGCCCATACTTACATGGCCGAAGACGCCTTGAAAAAACAAGCCAAAGAAATGGGTGTTGACATTAAAGTTGAGACAAACGGCTCAGAAGGAATTAAAAATCGTTTAACGGCTGAAGATATTGCTCGCGCTGATGGTGTCATTGTCGCTGCAGACAAAAAAGTTGAAATGGATCGCTTTGATGGCAAACATTTAGTGAACCGCCCTGTTAGTGATGGTATTCGCAAACCAGAAAACTTGATCAATGAAGCATTGAGCGGTTCTGCGCCAGTATTTAAAGGCGATGGTTCTGCCTCTAGTAGTTCAGATGAAAGCGCAGATGGCACGGTAGGACAACGGATATATAAAGACTTAATGAACGGTGTTTCACACATGTTACCGTTTGTTATCGGTGGTGGGATTGCCATTGCTTTATCCTTTATGATTGACCAATTTATGGGCGTTCCAAAAGACAGTTTAGCGCAATTAGGTAACTATAATATACAAGCATCTTGGTTCAACCAAATTGGTAGTGCAGCGTTTGGTTTTATGTTGCCAGTCTTAGCTGGTTTTATTGCTTCAAGTATTGCTGATCGTCCTGGTTTAATTGTTGGTTTTGCCGCAGGTGCTTTAGCAAATACTGGCGGTGCTGGCTTCTTAGGTGCTTTAATTGGTGGTTTCCTTGGTGGTTATGTTATCTTGTTCTTACGGAAATTATTTAAAGGTCTACCAAAATCACTTGATGGGATTAAAACTATTTTGTTCTATCCAGTATTCGGACTTTTAATTACTGGTTTTCTAATGCTCATCATCAACGTACCCATGAAAGTAATTAACGATGCGTTAAATAGTTTCTTAACTGGTTTAAGTGGTTCTAATGCAGCTTTACTTGGCGCTTTACTAGCTGGTATGATGGCAGCAGATTTGGGTGGCCCAATTAATAAAGCAGCCTATGTTTTTGGTACAGCAACATTAGCTACTACAGTCGCTTCTGGCGGTAGTGTGGTAATGGCCTCTGTCATGGCCGGTGGTATGGTTCCTCCATTAGCAATTTTTGTAGCTACACGTTTATTCAAAAATAAATTTACGAAAGATCAACAAGATGCTGGTTTAACAAACATTGTAATGGGACTGTCTTTTGTTACCGAGGGCTCTATTCCATTTGCTGCAGCTGATCCGCTACGTGCTATTCCAAGTTTCATTATCGGTTCTGCAATTACAGGAGCATTAGTTGGTGCTAAAGATATTCTGTTACTTGCACCTCATGGTGGTATTTTCGTAGTATTCTTAGTCAGCAACCCAATTTTATATCTAGTATTTATTGCCATCGGGGCAGTAATTTCTGGTATCATTTTTGGATTATTAAAAAAAGACGTTAACTAA
- the pfkB gene encoding 1-phosphofructokinase yields MIYTVTLNPSIDYIVHVDDLKIGEVNRMKKDLKLPGGKGINVSRILKRNNVENIALGFLGGFTGTFITDWLSQENIEQNFTQINADTRINIKLKAEAETEINGLGPDISAKDIADLKAKLSTVTKGDIVVLSGSAPASLPSGFYQELVQLVKENKADFVIDTTGQDLMDALTSQPVLVKPNNHELAEAYHTTFNSISDIIPFGKKLLNTGAQNAIISMAGDGALLFTKEGVYQSNVLKRPLKNSVGAGDSMIAGFIGAYSENKDAVNAFKWGVASGSATAFSDDLAQAEFIQELLAEVVIEKIAD; encoded by the coding sequence ATGATTTACACCGTTACGCTAAACCCCTCAATCGACTATATCGTCCATGTGGATGACTTAAAAATCGGTGAAGTAAATCGGATGAAAAAAGATCTGAAATTACCTGGTGGTAAGGGTATTAACGTCTCCCGCATATTAAAGCGGAATAATGTTGAAAATATCGCCTTAGGATTTTTAGGTGGTTTTACGGGTACTTTTATCACTGACTGGCTAAGTCAGGAAAATATTGAACAAAACTTCACCCAAATTAACGCAGATACGCGGATTAACATTAAGTTAAAGGCAGAAGCTGAAACGGAAATCAACGGTCTAGGTCCTGACATTTCAGCAAAAGACATTGCCGATTTAAAAGCAAAATTAAGCACTGTTACTAAAGGAGATATCGTCGTTTTATCTGGCAGCGCTCCTGCTAGTTTACCAAGTGGCTTTTATCAAGAGCTTGTTCAATTAGTAAAAGAAAATAAAGCTGATTTTGTTATTGATACGACCGGTCAAGACTTGATGGATGCTTTGACTAGTCAACCGGTATTAGTAAAACCAAATAACCACGAATTAGCAGAAGCTTATCACACTACTTTCAACAGCATTTCAGATATCATTCCTTTTGGTAAGAAACTGCTGAATACCGGAGCTCAAAACGCCATCATTTCAATGGCTGGCGATGGCGCACTGCTCTTCACAAAAGAAGGCGTTTACCAATCAAATGTATTAAAACGCCCCTTAAAAAATTCAGTCGGTGCAGGCGACTCTATGATCGCAGGTTTCATCGGCGCCTATAGTGAGAATAAGGATGCAGTGAATGCCTTTAAATGGGGCGTTGCCAGCGGAAGTGCCACTGCGTTTTCAGATGATTTGGCACAAGCAGAATTTATTCAAGAACTATTAGCTGAAGTTGTAATTGAAAAAATTGCCGATTAA
- a CDS encoding DeoR/GlpR family DNA-binding transcription regulator, which translates to MLTEERQQKILQLLAQNNIVKLHELTNLLDASESTIRRDLQELENQKLLIRIHGGAKRAGQHIGFEADMQTKTKENVSAKQMIAKLAVTQIQKDDVIYLDAGSSTLELIPLLTTGTSLKVVTNSVKHAAQLIDLNIDTIILGGAIKLSTNATLGNTSLKQLAEFNFNKAFLGINGIDLTAGYTTPDPEEAILKKVALQQAEEGFILADHSKFNQISFAKVAPLDAATILTDYCPEEHVDLYREVKILEAKK; encoded by the coding sequence ATGCTTACAGAAGAAAGACAACAAAAAATTTTGCAACTCCTTGCTCAAAATAATATCGTCAAACTGCATGAGTTAACCAACTTATTAGATGCTTCTGAATCAACAATTCGACGTGATTTACAAGAATTAGAGAATCAAAAATTGCTAATTCGGATCCATGGCGGTGCAAAGCGAGCAGGTCAGCATATTGGTTTTGAAGCAGACATGCAGACAAAAACTAAGGAAAATGTTTCTGCTAAACAAATGATCGCTAAACTCGCAGTCACACAAATTCAAAAAGATGATGTCATTTATTTGGATGCCGGAAGTAGTACATTAGAATTAATTCCCCTACTTACGACTGGAACATCTTTAAAAGTTGTGACCAATTCCGTTAAACACGCTGCACAATTGATTGATTTAAATATCGATACCATCATCTTGGGTGGAGCCATTAAACTTTCAACCAATGCCACGTTGGGAAATACCAGCTTAAAACAATTGGCTGAATTTAATTTCAACAAAGCGTTTTTAGGTATAAACGGAATTGACTTAACTGCAGGATATACTACTCCTGATCCAGAAGAAGCAATTTTAAAAAAAGTAGCCCTACAACAAGCAGAAGAAGGATTTATTTTGGCAGACCATAGTAAGTTTAATCAAATTAGCTTTGCAAAAGTAGCACCATTAGATGCAGCTACCATCTTGACAGATTATTGTCCTGAAGAGCACGTAGACTTGTATCGTGAAGTCAAAATATTGGAGGCAAAAAAATGA